tccattttgaataaaagcataatatttcggtaataatctcaaaatattaaagaaaatatgcatgtattctCGATTGGGATTTGAACTCGAGTACCACCGACCGGGTggttaaaaaacaaaaaagtttgtaccccgagcgggctcgaacccgagcaccacaacatgctcagcttgcactctaccaccaGAGCTATCGCTTATGAACCATCTATTCATTGAGATACTAATACGactacatacaatacatacatagccgtcgtttttgcccatacaaaactatttctttaataaattaaacaatttttatccgatagcaaccaaattttcaggaatcacaaataccattgttattattgtaaataccaaaatttgtctagctttaaattactcttgttattattgatttgcgggggtggaagtgggcgtggcaaaaatttgtaacaaacttgatctgcctgcaaacataacaaatgctgtcgaaacaaaattatagctctatctcttatagtctgagatctatgtgttcatacggacagacgacGCTgattgttgacgctgatcaataatatatagactttatagggtcagagatgcctccttctacctattacatacatttcctgccggcacaaagttataatacccttctaccctatgggtagcggatataataataaaacagcACTTTTTTGgctacattcaaaatgggtagtgcGTATCTCACATTCGACTACGCTTAACTGTggtttttttacttgtttattttgttaaaaaaattctttattaaGATAACACTTGCTGGAAGATACCGCTCCCCAGAGGAGTCACCGCACCCACAATACAGCAATTGTCAAAACTGCTTAATAATctggacaaaaaaaaaattatttatatcacAAAGAAACACACTTAACTGTTAGAAcgtgtatgtattttataatttttcctATTAATGAAAGGTTTATTTCTAATTTAGTTTTGCAAGAACCTTacctttttaaatttgtatgaaTGGGACAATTAGTAAGTGTTTCAtctgcttttattgttgtgtaaAAACATCGGACATAAGCCTCTAATTAGACCATCTCATTCGCACTACACCACAGGGCGGTgtcacaataaataaaacacatttcatGGACatagttaatttttaatttgttcatATTTTGTAGGTCATAGTAAAATATGTAgcttttataaaatacaaaacaaatttgtccGCAGCTTTCCCGTAATGTATTtagttacatatgtatatgtaaatatttgtatttcaaaatgaaatcaaggCCATGCAGTTTATAGGTCTTTCATAAAAGTGCACTTCAGCTTCTCATTTCAATACGTAAAAGGCAATTTTCCGCCTTTTTGCGACCCCTTCCCGCCAAACTTTGGGCCTTCGCTTAATTCAATTGCAAGAATTCCAAACAAATAGTGAAACATCTTTGcaacaacattaattaaatatagttAGAATTGAATATAGAACGAATTTCGATGTAGTGCACCATATTGTTATAGAAACTTTCTGGTGTCATATTCTATCCCAAATGAATATactcgtacatacatattcagATGTAGCGTGTTTTcagatatttaagaaaaacaaagaaaatatgttttaatagtatattataaaaccgatcacattaaaaaacaaaaacaaatactggTACTAAGTATAGTTATAGTTGTAGTTATTAACCAGTTTGTGTAATCGTACGTTAGCTTGATTTCGAAAtcgctctttttttatttcatgtttAGTATAACCCATTGATTGAGCGTAAAATGGAGGAACTGATTTTTTTCGTAACACTATTTTGTTTCCTAAAGTGAATTGCATAAAATCAATTATCCGGTCGTTATCTGCATTCTTAGGGTCCATGTGAGGACTGGCTTTTATTTCTGTATATCCATTTCTAGCCATTTGACTTTCAACAATATGTAAACACGATTCATTTGCAATATCCTGGTACGTTTTTTGGCGCATAAGTCCAATAAAGAACGCTTTTACAATATGTTGGAGATTTGTTGAACCTTCAATTTTTGCATGTAAATCTCTTATCCCTATTGCCTTGCATATAGTTTGTAGAGCGCGATGACATACCAATCCATATCCATCAGGTTTTtttgaaacaaatatttttgtttttccaaacCCGGTATAAAAGTCGTGATTTATGGTTCTATTTTCATAAAGGTTAATGCTCATCAACTTTTGCCCAGCCCGATTTTTAGATTTTCGAAGAGCGGTTCGAACTTCTGGACCTTTAGCTAAAGCAAAGCCAGCCAAGCCATTTTTATTTCCAGTCACCGACAATACCGAGTATCTTCGTTTTCTTCCCATGTTTCCTTTcattataaaaactattttattttcaagcaCAAATGTATCGAATGAAGTGAATTCCTCCTCCCCCACAGTGTCGGGAGGCCCAATACTACGACCAGGCATTTTGGTTCCAGACCATCCGCGGTCTATTggatttattttcatttgtttgaaatttccCATAGAATCACgaattttttgtatgtttttctCTCTATCAATGTTTTcagattgtttttgttgatgtaGAAGTTCGTTGCCTCTAATGATTGGAGCGTTTAAGCCCGGCCAAATACACGTTTTTTTTCCAATGCCAATAGCTTGCCCTTTATTAAGGTcctttgctattttttttcctGTGCCTTTTCCACGTCCTCTCTTTTTACCAGCATTACTAACAGCTGTTACCCCGCGCCATATATCTTCAGCAGGCACTATAAAGCAGATAAGAAATCAGTAGTGTATATAGAATacaaatgttaacaaaattagaaaaataaaaaaatggcTTAATGGTTTAGGTtctgtgaaataaaaaattcgatCAATTCGTTGTCGTAGGTTCTCGAACATTTTTTATCAGTTAGAAATCCCAGGTTTTCGAGATAAATTTCTATTCAGCGGATAAAGCAGGCCACGAGAGAATTTGTTGGAAAACATGTTGTCAAACctgaatttaatttgccacCAACTAGTGCAAACATTTCTcgcaaatattgttttgttatatttatcaACGAGTCAACATGTCACAGGTCACCGAGACAGTAATTGCCTTGATGGCAATTCCCATGATTtatttccatatttatttttatagacatCGCTTTTAGCTGGCCTGTTTAAGGATTGATTCATTCAACTCCTTATATATTATGAACAGTGACTGCAGCTCCTGAGTAACTGTAACTATTACGCTATGGTACTTGTCACATCAAACCAGCAACCACATTAGacttacataatttatttgatactcacatttattaaagaaacttGTACTTcgagaaattaataaattcgat
This genomic window from Drosophila albomicans strain 15112-1751.03 unplaced genomic scaffold, ASM965048v2 utg000051l_pilon, whole genome shotgun sequence contains:
- the LOC117573162 gene encoding 28S ribosomal protein S5, mitochondrial, giving the protein MAGLLLKSIQRWKSSLRVGNFVNLGGLSSNLLISRSTSFFNKLPAEDIWRGVTAVSNAGKKRGRGKGTGKKIAKDLNKGQAIGIGKKTCIWPGLNAPIIRGNELLHQQKQSENIDREKNIQKIRDSMGNFKQMKINPIDRGWSGTKMPGRSIGPPDTVGEEEFTSFDTFVLENKIVFIMKGNMGRKRRYSVLSVTGNKNGLAGFALAKGPEVRTALRKSKNRAGQKLMSINLYENRTINHDFYTGFGKTKIFVSKKPDGYGLVCHRALQTICKAIGIRDLHAKIEGSTNLQHIVKAFFIGLMRQKTYQDIANESCLHIVESQMARNGYTEIKASPHMDPKNADNDRIIDFMQFTLGNKIVLRKKSVPPFYAQSMGYTKHEIKKERFRNQANVRLHKLVNNYNYNYT